The following proteins are encoded in a genomic region of Candidatus Cloacimonadota bacterium:
- a CDS encoding Fur family transcriptional regulator, producing MERVKRKFDEVGIRPTSERMSIFRYLIDNRNHPTANMIYNSVLKKIPTISKATVYNSLNLFTEKGVINPVMITGNETRYDSNTSPHHHFLCEKCGKIIDIDIQCPYFKKGMIKGNKINELHGYFIGICKDCLEKQKDTE from the coding sequence ATGGAAAGAGTAAAAAGGAAATTCGATGAAGTTGGCATACGACCAACGTCTGAAAGGATGAGTATTTTTCGTTATCTCATTGATAACCGTAACCATCCTACTGCCAACATGATATATAATTCTGTCTTGAAGAAAATTCCAACCATATCAAAGGCAACTGTCTATAATTCCTTGAATTTGTTTACGGAAAAAGGGGTCATTAATCCGGTTATGATTACGGGTAATGAAACTCGCTATGATTCTAATACATCACCGCATCATCATTTTCTTTGTGAAAAATGTGGTAAAATTATTGATATTGATATCCAGTGCCCTTATTTTAAAAAAGGGATGATAAAAGGGAATAAAATCAACGAATTGCATGGATATTTTATTGGAATATGCAAAGATTGTCTGGAAAAGCAAAAGGATACGGAATGA